The nucleotide sequence ATAACGCTGCTCCTGACAGTGACTGTTTTAAAGTCAGCGAACGATAAGCGTAGATTAATAATGCGAATGCTCCCGCGATGAGCGTCAGAGAGATGGCAAACCATCCCGGTGCACCAAATTGAAGCTGTGCCAGATGCATCATTTTCCATTTCCTAGTTCTTCATAGTAACGACGGACCAGGTCTGAGTATTTTTCCGGAACCGGATCGCGGTCAATCGGTGCCAGCGATGTTTCCTCGCCTCGTTTACTGATTTCATTGGAGAGAATGTTTTGTAGTTCAACCAGCGGTTCCAGGATTTGTGCATTGACCAGGTCTCCCTGAGGTGCTTTGGAATGACGTTTAAAATCCGCACGCATGCTCTGGGCACGTTCACGGATCTGAGCGACTTTGCTGCGTAGTTCCGGATCCCCCACCATCTCTTCGACATCCCGCATCCGATCTGACCATTCCCGGAACTGATTCCCGGTCAGTGGTCCTAAAGCAGGACTGCCAGGTCCCCCCTGGCCTCCTGCAGAACTGGTTTGCCCCGAACTGCGGGACCCTTTCAATGATTTGGGAGCCAGTGATTGGGGTGCAGGTGTTCCATTTTGGGGTTGTCTTGACTGTCCAGACCCGGAGCCTGACTGCGCCGAAGCGAGTTGGACGGGAGAATTTTTCTGGCCTGTACCCTGTCCGGGAGAAGAGCCGGGAGAAGATGCAGGTGAAGACCCGGGAGAGCCAGGTTTTCCAGGCTGATTGGATTTCGAATCCGAAGACGGAGTTGGTCCTGATGATTTCTGGCCTGGCTGATTTTTTCCGGAAGCAGGTTTGCTCCCGCTTGGCTGAGTGGATGGTTGCTGATTTCCCGGTTTCCGGGCGTTTTCTGCAGGTGTGGACGCGGCACGTTTTGGCGATTTTCCAGGATCTGCCTGGTTGGTATTTGCTGCCAGGCTTTCTTCCTGTTTCAGTTCGGATGTCAGCGATTTGAGTTCCTGTCGGGCTTTCTTGAGTGCTTCCAGGTCATTTCCCAGCACGCTCTCGGCGGCCATTTGAATCCCCTGCTTCATGGTGTCGATCCCCGCTGCTGCCCGTTGCTCTGCTTCCTGAGCACGTTGGTTATCACCATCATTCAGAAACTCGGCTGCATTCTGTAATGCATCCTCTGGTCGAAACGGGCGGGTTTTACGAATCGCGTCGTACAGGTGTTTCGACAGCAGCGGTTCCGATTTCTCAGATTCCTGAACGACCTGCTTCATTTGCTCCATCAGATTTTTCAATCGGTCTTCCTGTTCCTGTAACTGGTTGGCCAGTTCCTGTTGTCCCTGATTTTTGCGGAGTGATTTTCGTTCCTGAGTTTGTGCCTGCTGTTGCTGCTTGTCTAATTGATTACTGATCTGCTTCTGTTTTTCGTCCAGTTGTTCTGCCTGTTGCTTCAGCCCGCGCATTGTATCTGCGAACTGGTTGGCAGTTTTTTTGCGAAAGTCATTTTTGAGCTGATCCAACTGCTGTTGCGCGCGGGTTCCGGAATTCAGCGCACGAGAAATTTGTCCCTCTTTCAGAGACTCAGAACTTTGCTGAAGATGATTTCGCGTCTGTTCCAGTTCACGCCGGGACTTCGTCGAAGAGGGTTGTTTTGACTGATCCATTCGCTGAGCGACTTCATCTGCTTTCCGGAGCAGTTCTCTCTGGCGCTCCCGTAATCGCTTCAGCTGGCGTTCGATTTCTTCGCGTTCCTGATCAGTTTTTGCAAATCGCTGTTTGTCTGCTAATGCTTTGAGTTGCTCGTTCAAATCTTTCTGGCGTTGCGCGAGCTCTCTCAGTCGATTGAGAATCTGCAGGGATTCACGATCCGGTTGTGCAGCCTGGGGGGTAGAAGCCTGGTTTTCTGTTTCATAGCGTTGTTTTTTATTCGTCAATTCCAGTTGCTGCAACTGATTCTGTGAACGGCTGCTGCCTCCTCCTTTACTGCCTCCGCCGTTTTTATTCTGCGAAACGCGGTGTTCACGAGCACGGAGTTTGAGCAATAACTGGTAACTGGCCTGTTCCCTGGAAAGGGCACTGGTAAGTGGTTCGCTCTTTGCTGCTTCCAGGGATGAATCGAGCAGAGCCACCGTTTCCTGCATTTTTGTTGTGATGGATTCGATGATCGCCTTGGATTTCTGTTCTTTTACCTTGGCAGCCAGTTCGAGGGTGGCCGTTACCAGAGCCTGCTGAGCCTGTTTGAGTGTACTGACATCTTCTTTGAAGTCTGCCGAGACAGTCGCTTTAATTTCGCGTCGTATGATTTTCCAGGTCGCATTGATGATCTGCTTCTGCTGCTCGGCCAGTTTTTCTGCCTGCTGTGCATTACCTCCACTCTTGCCACCTTTGGCTCCTCCGGCTGACTGTCCCTGCCGGAAGATCTCTTCGAAGTGACGAACTTCCATGAAGAACATGTCGCTCGAGATTCGACGGGGGCTGCCAGCTACTGACACATCTTCTGCAAACAGGTAATAAGAAATCAGAGTGTCAGGCTGCACCTGTAACTGTTCCAGCGATAACAGATGTTCCGCGGCGAATTCCAGATCATTCGGTTTGGAATTCTTAAGCTGTATTGTGTGGGCAGGCTGACCGGGTATGGAATATACAATTCCCACCTGTTGCAGGCCGTAATCATCTACGATCGTTCCCTGCACGAGTGCTTCCTCAAGCGGAGAGACGCGTGTGTCACGTCCCGGAAACGTGATTTTGATCTCAGGTGGCAGGTTTGGAATCACGACCAGATCAACAAAGGGGGGCGTTCGGTTTTCTCGCTGGTCGGCGTCGATCAGTTTCAGGTTCCAGGTCTGGTCAGACTCTGCTTTCAGAGTGAGTCGTGCAGACAGGCCGCCAGAATCGACGATCATTTCCAGCGGAGGCTGCCCGGTTGCCTCCAGCGCAGCAGTCACGACGGGTTTACTAAAAGTCGCTACGAGTTCCACCTTTGAGCCGATAATCGCGCTGATGCTCAGACTGTCTTCCACGTTTTGAATCGGCTGCCCTGTGTAGTCCGGTGGAGTGATTTTTGAATTCAGCTGGACCAGTTCAGGCAGGATATAGACTTCAACACGAAATGTTTCGGAAGTCCAGTCAGCTGTTTGAATCTGATACGTCAAACCTTCAGTTACAGCAGGTAATCGAGCAGCAAATACGGGGTCATCCAGATGTTTTGTCAGTGGCAGTTGTTGCGATTCCCCCGATGCGTTTTTGATGAATAGTTCAGCGGTGTCGGGAGTTTTACCCTTAAATCGTGCCGTGATCAGTAAGGGATGATGTTTCTCGACTTCCGTTGTACCGGGTTTGATTTCGACATCATAGATGTTTCTGGCGGTCGCTACCGTTGATGGTCGACGGGGGGCAGACGGGGCTGCCTTTAAATACGACCAGCAACTCAGACAGCTGATAAACCAGGCTGTGAAGCACAGCAAGTGGGTGGTACTTTGCAGGATCAGCCGGCGGTTTGAGATCGACTGTCTCCAGTCATGCTGCCTGGCGTGAGTGAGAACCTGTTGAATCAGCCGATTCTGTAGAAATGTGGGAAGCGTTTCCTGAGTGTTTTTTTCCAGTTCCAAAGTGGCCAGCAGACTGGTATCCAGATCGGGGTAAGTGCGTTCAATCATCGTTGCGATGGCGTGCCGATTTGCCGGTGAGAAACGATTGCCTGGTCGATAGGCGAGGATTCCGACTGCCATCAGAACCGGTAGTCCCAGCATGACTCCCAGCAGGAGAACCTGGTCCTGTTTTGAGTCAACGGGATTCAGTATGGATAATGAAAGTAGTGTCAGGCCACAGGCAGCGAGCCAGAGTACAGTCAATCGTCTCAGTTTCACGCTGGTCTGGTAGCGAATAATGATCTGATTGAGTTGTTTAACGAGATCGGACAGGCCCATACTTACGCCTTTCGTGTCGCAGGTGTTTTGTCGGCAAACCATTTTGCCAGCAGTGTTTCCAGGCCCAGCAGCGCGAGAGCCCCTAGAATCAACCAGCGCCAGAGTTTCTGTTTTTGTTCCAGTTCACGAACCAGAGCCTGGCGTTGAATATCGGCTGAGTTCATTTCTTTCTCCGTCGCTTGATCTGTCTGAATCAATTTGACTCCCAGTGCTTCCAACTGCTCTACAGGCATTGGAGCAGTTTTACTTTCGTTGATATCCAGATTGACAGCGAACTGATGTGTCGTCTCTGAGCGATCTTCCGTGGTAATCTGATACAGACCGGGCTGAACTGTTTCCGAGAAATCCTGCACCCCGGCAACAAGTTGAATCTGAGGTTCTGAAGGGGTACTGATCTGAATTGTCTGAACTGGATCAGGTAATTTCACTTTCTGTCCGACCAGGAACTGTGTGCGTGATGCATCGAATTCTGTTTTGAGATTCAAAATCGCATTCATGATGGGAACAAACTTGGTCGAGAGAGCAAATTGGCTTTCCCGTGGCGTCCACCCAAAAGTGGAAACGATTAACCGCCCTGCACCGCGAGGAATACTGACCAGGGCAGGATCATTGTGATCAAAGCGTGCGAGAACCTGATGCGACAGGCTGTCTGGCAGGGAGAGTTTCTGATAGCGCCAGAATTTCAGCTTCGTGAAATCAGAATACTCCGGTGCCTGAAACATTTGAAACAGTTTATGCTCGAAATCAATGTTGGTGAGCAAGGCATAGCCGTTGACTTCAGCGGGCTCGATTTCAGTTGCCGTATCTTGCTCTTTTGAGAGTGATAGCAGCGACTTCAGAGAGTGTGTCGATGATTGATCGTTTAATGACAAAAGTGCGACACCTCCCTGCTTGAGAAATTCATCGACCTGCTGGATTTCACCCCCAGACAATTCTCGGCTGAGAATCATCAGGTCCATGTTTGCTGTGCCTACAAGTACTTGTGGTGAAGCAGGGTCCACTGTCAGGAATTCAATTTTTCGTTCCGGGGTGGAAGGGAACGCACGTTTTACAAAGTAATCGGGAGACTCAATCGAATTTTCTGCAGGAATACCATAATGGACGATCGTCCGGTTTTCTGTTTTGAGTGGTTGAAAATGAAGTGTGTTGTCAAAGGGATGATCATCGCCACTCAGTTTGATCAATGGCGTAGGGAGATTTGAATCCAGAGCAGGAAGACGCAGGACACGCGATTGTCCGCGCGGCACATAAATCTGCTGAGTGAGTTCAGGCTCACCCGGACGCCATACATAAGCGACGGAAAACTGTTCCTGCTTTGAGTCTGATGCATTCAGAATTCGCACTGTAGGTTGAGTCTTTTCGAACGCCAGTAGTTGCAGTCCGGCGTTACTGGTTTGAGGCGTCTGGAGGGGATGCAGACGAACCTGCAGGGATTCGGGCCAGGAGAAATCCGCTAAGGATGCAATTTGCGAACCCTCTTGAAAATCGGTGATCAGTTCTATCGTGCAGTTTTGCAGCGAGGTTCCTGTCGGATCTGAGATGGCCTGTTGCTGCAGGAGTGCAGCCAGTTCTATTAAAGCCAGGCCCAGATCAGTGGCGTGCCAGCCTGGCGACAGTCGTTGAATTCGTTCCCGGTGCAGTTCTGTTAACGGGAGCTCTGCAGTCTGCTGTGAGGTCTGTAGTGGTTTGATCGGGTGTAAACTGGTATCGAACGTGTAGATGGAAATCTTGTTTTGCGCGTTTTCTTTAAGAATCTGTTCTGCCGTCTGAATCGCCTGGTTCCAGAGTGATTCTCTGCGCATGCTGGAGCTGGTGTCAATCAGAAGAATTGTCTGTTTCGCTGGCTCGGCAGTAGTCAGCTCGAGATCGGAGTTCTTAAAAAAGGGACGGGCAAAGGCTGTTACCAGCAGAATGACGGCTAATGCGCGTAGTGAGAGCAGTAGCCAGTGTTCGATTTTGTTTCTGCGATTGGTCTGAGGCGGTTTGTGTTCGAGAAAACGGAGGGAGCTGAAGAACAGTACGTTCTTAGGCTGGTGTCTGACCAGGTGCAGAAGGATGGGAAGTCCAACAGCGATGATTCCAGCTAAATAGAGAGGCGTTAAAAAACTCAACTTGTATCCTTCCCTTGTTGGTTCGTTTTCACGCGGCGCGATCGGTCAGAAAATCGGAAAGTCCCACTTCGAGGGGCGTATCAGTAGTTAATTTGTGATAATGCACACCCTGTTTTCGACAGATGGTTTCAATTGAGTCCAGGTGTGCATTGAACTGTTCCAGGTATTGTTTCTGAGCCGCTTTGGGGTTCAGCGAGATCCGCTCTCCCGTTTCCAGATCTTCAAAAACTGCAGTTTCATGAAAATTCAGGTGTACCTCAGCCGGATCCAGAATCTGAAACAGAGCGACTTCATGCCCTTTTGCCCGTAAGTATCCCAGCTGAGTATTCAGCTCATCGACAGATGTCATCAGGTCGGAAATCAATACGACCAGCCCCCGTTTTTTGATTGTTTCCACGGCATGTTTGAGCGGAGAGATTAAGTTTGTATGAGAACCCTGCGGAGGACGTTCCAGTTCGATGAGGATGCGCCGGAGCTGCCCGCGTGTGAATCGTGCGGGCACGATGGAATCAACGTGTTCATGGAAGATGATCAACCCACTGGCGTCACGTTGTGTTGACAGGAAGTAGGCGAATGTTGCCACCAGTGTTTTGGCATAATCGGATTTGGAATATCCCAGGCTGTCGAACTGCATGGACGAGCTTAAATCGAGCAGCATGTGACAGCAGAGATTGGTCTCTTCTTCAAACCGCTTGATAAAATGCTGGTTAGAGCGGGCCGCCAGTTTCCAGTCGATGTGGCGGGGATCATCACCGGGCGTGTATTCCCGATATTCCGTGAACTCGACCGAAAATCCGTGATAGGGACTGCGATGCAGGCCTTTCCAGGTGCCCTCGACAACTGATTTGGCCCGCAGTTCCAGCGATTTAATTCGCATCAGGCAGGCAGGGTCAATCCGTTGTGAGATTAACTTCTGGCTCTGACTGGAGCGGGATGTCTGTTTGAAAGGGAGTGTGCTCATGCTTCGACGGGCCCTTTGATTGTCTCAATCAGTTGTTGTACGACGGATTCGACAGTAATGCCTTCGGCTTCGGCACGGTAATTGATCAGGATGCGATGCCGGAGAACGGGGGCCAGTAAGGCATGGATATCCTCAAGGATGACATGCACGCGTCCCCGCAGTACGGCCCGCGCTTTGGCGCCCAGGATCAGACTCTGAGCAGCCCGCAATCCGGCTCCCCAGTTGACCCATTCGTTGATGAAATCGGGGGTTGTTTCCTGCCTGGGCCGCGATGCCGCACAGAGTTGAACCGCGTAGCGTACGAGTTCCTCTGCCACGGGAACTTCGCGGACGAACTGATGAAACTGCTGGATATCACTGCCGGTAAACAGTGGCTGGATGGGTTCAGCATTGCGGGAAGTTGTCTGTGCTACCACTGCGACTTCATCATCTTCAGAGAGATAATCAATCACGAGGTTGAACATGAAGCGGTCCAGCTGTGCTTCCGGTAGTGGGTAGGTGCCTTCCATTTCAATCGGATTTTGAGTCGCCAGTACGAAGAAAGGTTTATCCAGTTCATACCTGATCCCAGTCACCGTGACTTGTTTTTCCTGCATGGCTTCCAGGAGGGCGGCCTGTGTTTTGGGAGGGGTGCGGTTGATCTCATCCGCCAGCAGAATGTTGGTGAAAACCGGTCCTTTGACAAATTTCATCGCCCGGTTTTCCTGTGAATCTCCCGAGAGGATTTCCGTACCGGTAATATCAGCGGGCATCAGATCCGGAGTAAATTGGATTCGTTGTGACTTCAGTTTGAAGACTTGTGCCAGGGAATTGACCAGGAGTGTTTTTGCCAGTCCGGGCGCACCGGTAATCAGACAGTGTCCGCCGGCAAATAACGCGATCAGGAGCTGATCAATGATTTCTTTCTGGCCGATGACTGCTTTTGTGATTTCCGAATCGATCTGCCGACGGCTGTTTTGCAGCAGTTCGAAGATACGTTCATCTTCACTGCGACTATCGGGTGAGACAACTTTAAGGTTCACGTTTCTGCTCCTGATAGAAAAACTAAAATTTCATGGGCGCTGAATTCAGTGTGTCATGGCGTAAAAAACAATATTAATTCCCAAAGGATATGCTTTCTTCTCGGAGAACTCCTGGAAGTACCATTTGTCTTCCCCTTCCCGTTCCCAACCATCACCCAGATCAGTATTGTGGCAGACAACGACAATCAGCCGCCCTGCGTCATCAAAGATTCCGCGGTAATGTACTTCTTTGGCATCTTCCCGTTCCCAGGTGATGCCTTCTGAACGGCCCCATTGTGCGACCCCGATACTGGGGACCTGGGGTTTTTCTTTCAGGTCGTAAACACAATGAAAGATGGGATGTTCCAGGGGGATGTCGATCAGTTCGCGTTCCGGAAAAACGCGTTTCATTTCCATCGCGAAGTTATCCCACTCCGCTTCTCCCCAGAAATCATCTACCATCATGAATCCGCCGTTCATCAGGTAGCGTCGCAGGCAGGTGACTTCCTCTTCAGTGAATTCCAGAGAGCCGGGTTCGATCATGTAAATGAAAGGGAAGTCAAACAGTTCTTTGTCGGTCAGTTCCAGAATGCGTCCTTCCGGATCGACTTTCATGGAGGTGAGCTGCTGCATTCGATAGGAAAAGTTTAAGTCGCTGTCCGGGTAATCGGTGGCCCAGCGGCGCCAGCCCTGGTGGGAGTTGTAGCGGACCCTGACGAAGGTGAAGACATCGTGCCTGAATTCCGGGTCGTTCTTCCACTCGGGAACACCATTGCGGTCCGCGGGGATGCTCCTGCGATACTGTCCAATGGAGATCGTAACGACAATCAGAGATGCGCAGATTACTGCCAGCGAAATCAATGATTTTTTCATGTCAGGCTCCTCCTGAGCCTTTTCAGTCCCTACATCAACCTGTGTATGACATTAAGGTGTGTTTGCAGTTAATTCGAGCAATAGTTGGTGAGCGGCCCTGAATCGAGGGGCCTGTTCGAGCGCGATGAGTGTGTGTCGTTTTGCTTTCTGTTTGTGAGTATCCTGTAGCAAACGGGCGAGCTGATAGTGAGTTTCTGCAGGGTTATGTGGTTCTAATGCAAGAATCGCCTGATACGCGGCGACTGCTTCTGGATCACGATTTAACTGAATGCAGGCATTTGCCAGCAGCAGCTG is from Gimesia maris and encodes:
- a CDS encoding DUF58 domain-containing protein; amino-acid sequence: MSTLPFKQTSRSSQSQKLISQRIDPACLMRIKSLELRAKSVVEGTWKGLHRSPYHGFSVEFTEYREYTPGDDPRHIDWKLAARSNQHFIKRFEEETNLCCHMLLDLSSSMQFDSLGYSKSDYAKTLVATFAYFLSTQRDASGLIIFHEHVDSIVPARFTRGQLRRILIELERPPQGSHTNLISPLKHAVETIKKRGLVVLISDLMTSVDELNTQLGYLRAKGHEVALFQILDPAEVHLNFHETAVFEDLETGERISLNPKAAQKQYLEQFNAHLDSIETICRKQGVHYHKLTTDTPLEVGLSDFLTDRAA
- a CDS encoding AAA family ATPase, whose product is MNLKVVSPDSRSEDERIFELLQNSRRQIDSEITKAVIGQKEIIDQLLIALFAGGHCLITGAPGLAKTLLVNSLAQVFKLKSQRIQFTPDLMPADITGTEILSGDSQENRAMKFVKGPVFTNILLADEINRTPPKTQAALLEAMQEKQVTVTGIRYELDKPFFVLATQNPIEMEGTYPLPEAQLDRFMFNLVIDYLSEDDEVAVVAQTTSRNAEPIQPLFTGSDIQQFHQFVREVPVAEELVRYAVQLCAASRPRQETTPDFINEWVNWGAGLRAAQSLILGAKARAVLRGRVHVILEDIHALLAPVLRHRILINYRAEAEGITVESVVQQLIETIKGPVEA
- a CDS encoding DUF4159 domain-containing protein, which encodes MKKSLISLAVICASLIVVTISIGQYRRSIPADRNGVPEWKNDPEFRHDVFTFVRVRYNSHQGWRRWATDYPDSDLNFSYRMQQLTSMKVDPEGRILELTDKELFDFPFIYMIEPGSLEFTEEEVTCLRRYLMNGGFMMVDDFWGEAEWDNFAMEMKRVFPERELIDIPLEHPIFHCVYDLKEKPQVPSIGVAQWGRSEGITWEREDAKEVHYRGIFDDAGRLIVVVCHNTDLGDGWEREGEDKWYFQEFSEKKAYPLGINIVFYAMTH
- a CDS encoding BatA domain-containing protein, yielding MSFLTPLYLAGIIAVGLPILLHLVRHQPKNVLFFSSLRFLEHKPPQTNRRNKIEHWLLLSLRALAVILLVTAFARPFFKNSDLELTTAEPAKQTILLIDTSSSMRRESLWNQAIQTAEQILKENAQNKISIYTFDTSLHPIKPLQTSQQTAELPLTELHRERIQRLSPGWHATDLGLALIELAALLQQQAISDPTGTSLQNCTIELITDFQEGSQIASLADFSWPESLQVRLHPLQTPQTSNAGLQLLAFEKTQPTVRILNASDSKQEQFSVAYVWRPGEPELTQQIYVPRGQSRVLRLPALDSNLPTPLIKLSGDDHPFDNTLHFQPLKTENRTIVHYGIPAENSIESPDYFVKRAFPSTPERKIEFLTVDPASPQVLVGTANMDLMILSRELSGGEIQQVDEFLKQGGVALLSLNDQSSTHSLKSLLSLSKEQDTATEIEPAEVNGYALLTNIDFEHKLFQMFQAPEYSDFTKLKFWRYQKLSLPDSLSHQVLARFDHNDPALVSIPRGAGRLIVSTFGWTPRESQFALSTKFVPIMNAILNLKTEFDASRTQFLVGQKVKLPDPVQTIQISTPSEPQIQLVAGVQDFSETVQPGLYQITTEDRSETTHQFAVNLDINESKTAPMPVEQLEALGVKLIQTDQATEKEMNSADIQRQALVRELEQKQKLWRWLILGALALLGLETLLAKWFADKTPATRKA